The sequence CACGACTCACACGAGCAGTTCGTCTGCGAACTCCCAATAGCCTACTTCAGATTCGAGGCTCACGATCGCTACGGGAATTCGACACGCTACGAGATGGACACCCTCTTTCGCGTGTTCGTGTTGAAAGAACTCCACGGATGGGACCACGAAACAGCACTACTCGAGTACCTCGATAGCTACTCCGACCTCTGTGAGCGCTTAGAGTTGGGGACGGTCCCTAATCAATCTACATTGTGGCGCACCTGGAACGAGCGCTTCACCGATGAGCTTCGGGAGACGGTCCAGAAAGCCGCTCGAGCAATTCTGATCAAAGCCCAGAATGCGGATGTCGCCGTGCCACGCGAACCAGAACGGAGTCTCCCGGATCAAGGCGACGCCGCCGCTGAATCGGACCCAAATGATCAAGCCATTCTCGACAAGGGAGGAACGATTACCAAGCACGTCAATCGAGTCGTGTTCCCCGAGTTCTCGCTCAATCGTGGCGAGGACTGGGAGATACACGAGAACGTCCACTGGGGCTTACAGACCTATCTGGGGCTCCGTGAGAACTTGGCGGCTAACGAGGGCGCTCGGAGCGTCATTCACGAGTCAACACGTGATCGAACACCCCTCGGGCACGGTTATCGCGACCAGATTCGTGATATCCCTGTCGAGCAAACTCGCGAGATGTACCAACAGGCGGCCCAGCAACTCATCGACGAGCTCGCGGAGACGGAGGAGTTCTTCCGGGCGGGTATTGTCGCGATCGACATCACCAAGGACGATCCCTTTACGGGCGACTGCACGGGCCACGAAGACGAAATCATCGGGACGAAGGAGAAGAACGACGAGTACGCCTACCAGTGGGCGACAGTCCAGCTCGTGGGCAACGCTGTCCCACTTGTGCTCGATGCGCGGCCAGTTCGACGAGGCGAGTCACGCAAAGAGATTGTCGAGGACTTGCTGGATTCGGCTGAAGAGCTCGTTCACGTCGATAACGTGTTAATGGACCGGGAGTTCGACAGCCAGCACGTTCTGGAGACGATCAGCCAGCGTGGGCTCTCCTACGTCGTGCCGAAGCGGATGCAGACTAGCGAGAAAGCCCAGGCGAAGCGGTTGCTCCAGCGCGATCAAGACCGGTACGAGACCGATCGGAAGCTCCATCTCGGGAAGAACGAGTGGCACGAGACGACTCACGGGTCGCAGTCCCTGGGAGCCAATCGGCTAGGTGTGAGATGGCGGGTGGTCTCCAGAGGAATGGGCGGATTCGAACAACGAGAAACTCGTCGCTTCGCTCCTCGTTTCTCTCGTTCGAACCGCCCTCGGTACACGGATTTGTGACTCACCGTGCGGTTCGTCACAAAATCCGATGGGCTCGGGCGGATTCGAACCACCGATCTCGGCCTTGTAAAGGCCGCGTCATAACCAACTAGACCACGAGCCCTCGTCGTCAACACCGGCCCCCGGCCGAATAACGGTTTCTGTCTTCGTCGTCCGCAAAACGCTTACCCGCACGCGGCTGAGTCGTCATCCATGCCACGCCGCGCGACCGTGTTCGCCACCGTCGCCCTCCTCGTCGCCGTCAGCCTCGCGGGCTGTTTCGGTGGCGGAGCGGGGACGCCGACGCCGAACGGAGCGACGCCAGCGGGAACGGAGACCGCCGCCTCGACCGCGACACAGACACCGGTGACTCCCGGCGACTCCTACCGGACGGCGACCGTCGACCTCGTCGACCGCAACGGGACGCAGTTAGCGACGGTCGACGTCTGGATCGCGGATTCGTTCACCAAACGCTACACCGGGCTGAGCGACACTACCGCGCTCGAACCGGGGCAGGGGATGCTGTTCGTCCACGACCAAGAGGGTAATCACGCCTACGTGATGCGGGACATGGCCTTCCCGCTCGACATGGTGTTCATCGCCGAGAACGGCACCATCACGACCATCCATC comes from Haloplanus sp. XH21 and encodes:
- a CDS encoding DUF192 domain-containing protein, giving the protein MPRRATVFATVALLVAVSLAGCFGGGAGTPTPNGATPAGTETAASTATQTPVTPGDSYRTATVDLVDRNGTQLATVDVWIADSFTKRYTGLSDTTALEPGQGMLFVHDQEGNHAYVMRDMAFPLDMVFIAENGTITTIHHAPLPPEGAGGNDLTRYSGRAKYVLEVPMGYTNETRIDEGDRVRVGDI